The following DNA comes from Fusobacteriaceae bacterium.
AAGCCGGAGGGGATCACGAAATGCGTATACTGTCAATATGGGGCATGGTTTACTGTTCCTTGTTAACCCATTCCTGATATTTTTAGTAGCTTGAAATCACAGCGCTGGATTTTAACTATTTGCCGGCATCTGACTAAATTTGCCGCACAAAAAAGCGCCCAAACCGACGGGACGCCCTTTTTTGTCTTTTTTACTTGAATCGCGTCAAAATCTTCGCGTACTGTTTTTTCATCATGGAAAAAGACAGTTTTTTGATCAGGTTGTACCAGGGAACCTTGATGGTTTCCGCCCCTTTGAGGGAATCCTTGATCATTCGCTTTACAAATTCATATTCCTCATAACTCAGCTTCAGTGGTTCGTCGCTTTTTTTCATCGTGTATTCCCGCACATAGTTGAAAAAATCGTAGAGGGTGTTGCCTTTCGTCGGTTCGTTGCCGAATTGCTTGCGGACTTCGTCGATGAATTTCCCCATAAACTTCTTGTCGCCCCGGTCGAAGGTCACGTTGTATTTCCGGTTGCCCTTCCCGATCTTTTGTATGGTATTCATGACCCCCATCATGGACGACATGTTGTTCATCTGCATGGGATCCATGGTTCCGGGATTCACGCGCTGCATTTTCAATGTAAACTCCTCCTTTCTTCTATCTTTCCTGTTTCGCGATGCTTTCGTTGATTTCTTCGGCGCTTATGGAGCCCTGTCGCAGGATCCTGACGTCTCCCGCCGAGATGTCGGCGATCGTTGAGGCGAGACTCAGCGGACATTTTCCGTCGTCGATGACGATCCGGGCTCTATTTTTGATGGTTTCGGACAGTTCCTCAAAGGCCGCCGGCGTTTCCGTGCCTGAAATATTGGCGCTTGTCGTGGGAAATATTCCCCCCGCCGCCCGGATTACCGCCAGGGCCACAGGCGAATCGGGCATCCGGACGCCTACTGTCCGCCCGCCTGCCGTGATGAGGTCGGGCACGTTGTCTTTCTTTTCGAGGATCAGCGTCAGGGCCCCGGGCCAGAATTTTCGGGTCAAAGCCTGAAACAGCGCGGCGTGAGCCTCGACTTTGGCGACTTTCGCGACCGCTTCCACCGAATCCACCAGGAGAATCAGTGGCATGTCGTGATTTCGCTCCTTGGCGGCGTATATGCTTTCGAGAGCCGCCTCGGAATTGAGCGTCGCGCCGATGCCGTACACGGTATCCGTCGGGTAAATGATCAAAGCCCCGTTCCGGACGGCTTCGCCCAAGCCCGCGATAATATGCGCTTTCTCCTCATCCCGCAAACCCTTCAAATCAATATAAGTTGTGCTTTCATTTCCCTTACTCATAAAATTCCAAACTCATTGAATACTCATGTATTCATGGAAATCCGTGTAATCACAGTCAATCATATATTCAGCGCATTCACCGTAATCACAGTCTATTTTTTCTCGAACAGCTCCGATATGGACAGATGATTCACGATTCTGCTGATGGCTTCGGCGAAAATCTCGTCCACGGAGAGGATCTTGATTTTGTCGATGCGCTTTTCGGGCGGAAGGACGATCGTGTCTGTCATGATGATTTCCTTGACCGGCGCGCTCTTCAGGCGCTCAATGGCCGGATCCGAAAAGATGCCGTGGGTACAGCAGGCGTAGATTTCCTTGGCGCCGCGCTCATGGAGGGCCGAAATGCCCGTGGAGAGCGTTCCCGCCGTATCGATGATGTCGTCTATAAAGATGGCTGTTTTGCCGTCGATATCGCCGATGACGTTCATGACTTCAGCCACATTGGGCTTGGGCCGCCTTTTGTCAATGATGGCCAGCGTGCAATCCAGGCGTTCGGCCAGCTTTCTGGCTCTTTTTACGCCGCCCAGATCAGGCGACACCACCACAAGGTCGTCGGTATTGAATTTTTTCTCTTTGAAATATTTCGCCATCAGCGGAAGCCCCTGCATATTGTCCAGAGGAATATCGAAGAAACCTTGGATCTGGTCCGCGTGGAGGTCCATGGTCAGGACTCTGGCGCAACCGGCCACCGTCAGGAGATTGGCCACGAGCTTGGCCGTAATGGGCTCCCGGGGGCTCGCTTTTCTGTCCTGCCGGGCGTAGCCGTAATAGGGGATGATGACATTGATCGTCCGCGCCGAGGCCCTGCGCAGGGCGTCGATAAAGATCAAAAGCTCCATGAGATTCTCATTGACGGGTCTTGAGGTGGACTGGATCAGATAGACGTCCATGCCGCGAACGGGCTCGTCGATCTTGATGTAACATTCGCCGTCACTGAAGTGGATGACTTCGGCCTCGCCGAGGGGCAGACCGCAGCGGAGCGCTATTTTTTCCGCCAATTCCCTGTTTGATGTGCCCGAGAAAATCTTTACGTCCTTAATTTCCCTCATTTTCCTTCTTCCTCCAGTTCGTTTTGATCAATTGCTTGTTGCGTTCCACGGACAGCGCGTTTTCCGGAACTTGTTTCGTAATGACGGAACCCGCGCCGATATAGGCGCCGTCTCCGATGGCCACCGGGGCCACCAGGATGGAATCGCTGCCGATAAAGGCGTTTTTCCCGATGGTCGTGGGGTTTTTCTTTGTCCCGTCATAGTTGCAGGTGATGGTCCCCGCGCCGATATTGGTGTTCTCGCCGATATGGGCGTCGCCGAGGTAGGTCAGGTGTCCCGATTTGACTCCCTTTTCCAGCGTGGATTTTTTCGTTTCCACGAAATTTCCGATATGGACGTTTTCTTTTAAATGGGACAGGGGCCGCAAATGGGCAAAAGGCCCTATGGTCACGCCGTTTTCGACGACGCTCTGCTCGATGACGGAGCTCTCGATCCGGACATGATCGCCCACGGTACTGTCTATAATTCTGGTATTTCCGATGATTTCGCAATTGGCGCCCAGGGCCGCGCGTCCCTGGAGGAGAACGCCGGGCCAGAGAAGCGTATCCCGCCCCACGCTGACGTCTTCTTCCACATAGGCGGCGTCGGGATCAATCATCAGGACCCCCTGCTCCATAAGGCTCCGGTTTTTGCGCTTCCGCAGTACCTTTGCCGCGAGGGCCAGCTCGACCTTTGAGTTTATCCCCATGACCTCGGCGGGGTCGTCCAGCCGGCAGGCGACAACCTTTTTCCCGGCCTTTCCCAGAAGGCCGATGGCGTCGGTCAGGTAATATTCTTTCTTTTCGTTGTCGTTTGTGATGTTGTCCAGAGCGGAAGCCAGA
Coding sequences within:
- a CDS encoding threonylcarbamoyl-AMP synthase; amino-acid sequence: MSKGNESTTYIDLKGLRDEEKAHIIAGLGEAVRNGALIIYPTDTVYGIGATLNSEAALESIYAAKERNHDMPLILLVDSVEAVAKVAKVEAHAALFQALTRKFWPGALTLILEKKDNVPDLITAGGRTVGVRMPDSPVALAVIRAAGGIFPTTSANISGTETPAAFEELSETIKNRARIVIDDGKCPLSLASTIADISAGDVRILRQGSISAEEINESIAKQER
- a CDS encoding ribose-phosphate pyrophosphokinase; this encodes MREIKDVKIFSGTSNRELAEKIALRCGLPLGEAEVIHFSDGECYIKIDEPVRGMDVYLIQSTSRPVNENLMELLIFIDALRRASARTINVIIPYYGYARQDRKASPREPITAKLVANLLTVAGCARVLTMDLHADQIQGFFDIPLDNMQGLPLMAKYFKEKKFNTDDLVVVSPDLGGVKRARKLAERLDCTLAIIDKRRPKPNVAEVMNVIGDIDGKTAIFIDDIIDTAGTLSTGISALHERGAKEIYACCTHGIFSDPAIERLKSAPVKEIIMTDTIVLPPEKRIDKIKILSVDEIFAEAISRIVNHLSISELFEKK
- the glmU gene encoding bifunctional UDP-N-acetylglucosamine diphosphorylase/glucosamine-1-phosphate N-acetyltransferase GlmU translates to MSLTAIVLAAGKGTRMKSDLPKVLHKVNGIPMIEKILREVRKTPAGKIVLVLGHGADLVGEVAKKHENITTVLQKEQLGTGHAVLQAKAHFGDPGGDVMILYGDTPLLRNETLTAFYETFRASGAGACVMTAVVENPFGYGRVLTKGDEITSIVEEKDAAPEQKAVREINAGVYCFKTADLASALDNITNDNEKKEYYLTDAIGLLGKAGKKVVACRLDDPAEVMGINSKVELALAAKVLRKRKNRSLMEQGVLMIDPDAAYVEEDVSVGRDTLLWPGVLLQGRAALGANCEIIGNTRIIDSTVGDHVRIESSVIEQSVVENGVTIGPFAHLRPLSHLKENVHIGNFVETKKSTLEKGVKSGHLTYLGDAHIGENTNIGAGTITCNYDGTKKNPTTIGKNAFIGSDSILVAPVAIGDGAYIGAGSVITKQVPENALSVERNKQLIKTNWRKKENEGN